A window from Bacteroidia bacterium encodes these proteins:
- a CDS encoding gliding motility lipoprotein GldH has translation MTKKIFFRTAFFLGLILITFSSCDKNRVFEQNQKIPDDTWDAKNVLKFQVNITDTVTPTNFYVNIRNTDNYPYRNIFLFITTRFPDGGKATDTLECTLADQNGKWLGSGLGDIWDNQILFKKNVRFPHTGNYIFEYQQAMRAEQLPEIMDVGLRIEKTR, from the coding sequence ATGACGAAAAAAATATTTTTTCGGACGGCTTTTTTTTTAGGATTGATTTTAATCACATTTTCTTCTTGCGATAAAAATCGAGTGTTCGAACAAAATCAAAAAATTCCGGACGATACTTGGGACGCAAAAAACGTGTTGAAATTTCAAGTAAACATTACAGATACCGTTACTCCTACTAATTTTTATGTGAATATTCGCAATACAGATAATTATCCTTACCGAAATATTTTTTTGTTTATCACCACTCGTTTCCCAGACGGAGGAAAAGCAACGGATACCTTGGAATGTACACTTGCCGATCAAAATGGAAAATGGTTGGGTAGCGGCTTAGGCGATATTTGGGACAATCAAATTCTCTTCAAAAAAAATGTGCGTTTTCCGCATACTGGAAATTATATTTTTGAGTACCAACAAGCGATGCGCGCCGAACAACTTCCTGAAATTATGGATGTTGGTTTGCGAATTGAAAAAACGAGATAG
- a CDS encoding PKD domain-containing protein: MEKYTQKEKSKKWLSILLFAAIILNVSSTRACTGTANFTYTLGPNGYVTFKSTSTNLPASPSYQWNPGDGNPIVYGDTTYAHSYTANGTYTVSLILSADSSTCSDTARIAITISNVTAPCMLSASFTDTVNASGMANFTSSSTGTNSGTQYYWNPGDGSPTVLGTNIFTHTYIYAGGYNATLSLRDTGTSFCLDSITNYLYVSTADSNVCHLHANFTYSIGLNGNVTFTNTSTSISGTPNAHWNFGDGNSDSTSNINYNHAFIANGNYKVVLMVEANDSMSCSDTISHTITISNVSAFPCTLSAGFTTVNDTTTGQVQFINTSTGTNSGTQYYWRTSPSSTVDSLAGPHFAHTYGANGTFPAWLIVRDTGTAFCVDSIMEMVNVSNVDSLHASFVVGNTQWNDTSYIYTFVSTSTGTNNLTTYAWNPGDSTASDTGVNLTTYTHGYLYPGLHTVTLSLWFTSYPRINHKNEQSSAPKYDLTTFSEVINVTSGIPTVAGENTIFKLYPDPSDGLFRLSLNGIEHTGNAEVQISNLLGEVVYQTTISSGNGAIVKDINLKNISNGTYFVRVITANKVYNSKIVISK, encoded by the coding sequence ATGGAAAAATATACTCAAAAAGAGAAAAGCAAAAAATGGTTATCCATTTTATTGTTTGCTGCCATTATTCTCAACGTAAGTTCAACGCGAGCTTGTACTGGAACAGCAAATTTTACCTACACGTTGGGACCTAACGGATACGTAACATTTAAAAGTACGAGTACTAATCTTCCTGCTTCCCCAAGCTATCAATGGAATCCGGGAGATGGAAATCCGATTGTATATGGCGACACAACCTATGCGCACAGTTATACAGCTAACGGCACTTATACCGTTTCGCTTATTCTTAGCGCTGATAGCAGCACTTGCAGCGATACCGCGAGAATTGCAATTACAATCAGCAATGTTACCGCTCCTTGTATGTTAAGCGCCAGTTTTACAGATACCGTAAACGCAAGTGGAATGGCTAACTTTACCAGTTCATCTACAGGAACAAATTCAGGAACGCAATATTATTGGAATCCTGGAGATGGAAGTCCGACCGTTTTAGGAACTAATATATTTACGCATACTTACATTTATGCAGGTGGATATAATGCTACACTTTCTTTGCGAGATACAGGTACTTCATTTTGTTTAGATTCTATTACGAACTACTTGTATGTATCTACAGCCGATAGCAACGTGTGTCATTTACATGCTAATTTCACATACAGCATTGGTCTTAACGGCAATGTTACATTTACAAATACATCTACCAGTATATCAGGAACTCCAAATGCTCATTGGAATTTTGGCGATGGAAATTCGGACTCCACATCAAATATTAATTACAATCATGCATTTATCGCCAATGGTAATTACAAAGTTGTATTAATGGTGGAAGCAAACGATTCTATGAGTTGTTCGGATACAATTAGTCATACCATTACAATTAGCAACGTATCTGCCTTTCCTTGTACGTTAAGCGCCGGCTTTACTACGGTTAATGATACCACAACAGGACAAGTTCAATTCATCAATACATCTACTGGTACAAATTCTGGAACACAATATTATTGGAGAACAAGTCCAAGTTCAACCGTTGATTCTCTTGCTGGACCCCATTTTGCTCATACATACGGCGCCAATGGCACTTTTCCTGCTTGGTTAATTGTGAGAGACACAGGAACTGCTTTTTGTGTGGATTCTATTATGGAAATGGTAAATGTTTCGAATGTAGATTCTTTGCATGCCAGTTTTGTTGTCGGGAATACACAGTGGAATGACACTTCTTACATCTATACTTTTGTAAGTACATCAACTGGCACCAATAATTTAACAACTTATGCATGGAATCCAGGTGATTCTACTGCAAGTGATACAGGTGTAAATTTGACAACATACACACACGGTTACTTATATCCTGGATTACACACCGTAACGCTATCATTATGGTTTACCAGCTATCCGCGAATAAATCATAAAAATGAACAATCCAGTGCTCCAAAGTATGACCTGACCACTTTTAGTGAAGTCATCAATGTTACTTCTGGTATTCCTACTGTTGCTGGAGAAAATACAATTTTTAAATTATATCCAGATCCAAGCGATGGATTGTTTCGACTCTCACTCAATGGCATAGAACATACTGGTAATGCGGAAGTTCAAATAAGTAATTTACTTGGAGAAGTTGTTTATCAAACTACTATTTCATCTGGCAACGGCGCAATTGTTAAGGATATTAACCTGAAAAATATTTCTAACGGAACATATTTTGTACGCGTAATAACTGCTAATAAAGTGTATAATTCTAAAATTGTTATCAGTAAATAA
- the ricT gene encoding regulatory iron-sulfur-containing complex subunit RicT, producing MGCGGCSTGRGCSTATSGVPAGCNNNGSCGTGGCNKLNVFDWLANMELPKGQPKNDCVEIRFKNSRKEFCRNVNDLPLAVGDVVAVEASPGHDIGIISLTGELVRLQMNKKNVSDTSPEIKKIYRKAKSVDIDKWKEAQALEDTTMHRARTIAVRLKLHMKISDVEYQGDKTKAIFYYTADERVDFRELIKLMADEFKVRIEMRQIGARQEASRLGGIGSCGRELCCSTWLTDFRSVTTGAARYQQLSLNPLKLAGQCGKLKCCLNYELDSYLDALKDFPDTSLKIESEKGKAFHQKTDIFRRIIWYSYTSEPDKFIPIEVTRVNEIIEMNKGGKFPAEFVKEQAPVVVEKKLDYENVVGQDSLTRFDQKRKKHKNKKRKKPFVKTAPKP from the coding sequence ATGGGATGCGGAGGTTGTTCAACCGGAAGAGGATGTAGTACTGCTACCAGCGGAGTGCCTGCGGGTTGCAACAATAACGGCTCTTGCGGAACAGGTGGTTGTAATAAACTCAACGTTTTTGATTGGCTTGCCAACATGGAATTACCGAAAGGTCAGCCCAAAAATGATTGTGTAGAAATCCGTTTTAAAAATAGTCGAAAAGAATTTTGTCGCAATGTGAACGATTTACCACTTGCCGTTGGAGATGTGGTAGCTGTTGAGGCTTCCCCCGGACACGATATTGGAATTATTTCTCTTACCGGAGAATTAGTTCGTTTGCAAATGAATAAAAAAAATGTTTCTGACACTTCTCCTGAAATCAAAAAAATATATCGCAAAGCAAAATCGGTAGATATTGATAAATGGAAAGAAGCACAAGCTTTGGAAGACACTACAATGCACCGTGCGCGCACCATTGCTGTTCGCTTAAAATTGCACATGAAGATTAGCGATGTAGAATATCAAGGCGATAAAACAAAAGCTATTTTTTACTACACAGCCGATGAACGCGTTGATTTCAGGGAATTGATAAAATTAATGGCGGATGAATTTAAAGTGCGAATTGAAATGCGTCAGATTGGCGCCAGACAAGAAGCGAGTCGTTTAGGTGGAATTGGATCTTGTGGGCGCGAATTGTGTTGCTCTACTTGGCTTACCGATTTTCGTTCGGTTACTACCGGTGCGGCGCGTTATCAGCAGCTTTCGCTGAATCCTTTAAAACTTGCTGGACAATGTGGAAAATTAAAATGTTGTCTCAATTATGAATTAGATAGTTATTTGGATGCGCTGAAAGATTTTCCGGACACTTCTCTCAAAATTGAATCCGAAAAAGGAAAAGCATTTCATCAGAAAACAGATATTTTTCGTCGAATCATTTGGTATTCGTATACTTCCGAGCCGGATAAATTTATTCCGATTGAAGTAACGCGAGTAAACGAAATTATTGAAATGAACAAAGGTGGAAAATTTCCGGCAGAATTTGTGAAAGAGCAAGCACCTGTTGTTGTGGAGAAAAAACTGGATTATGAAAATGTGGTTGGACAAGACAGTTTGACGCGCTTTGATCAAAAACGAAAAAAACACAAAAACAAAAAACGCAAAAAACCTTTTGTAAAAACGGCTCCAAAACCATGA
- the holB gene encoding DNA polymerase III subunit delta' gives MQFKDVIGQEDVKTRLIQSYKNNRVSHAQLFLGPEGSGNLPLALAYAQFISCTDKQENDSCGQCNSCVKYSKMAHPDLHLVYPIATSKEVKTSESLVEKWRNLFLENPYMSLFQWIEQLDAENKQVMIGSDESASILEKLSLTSYESSYKIMLIWMAEKMNVSAANKLLKILEEPTENTLFLLVCENEENLLRTIISRTQLIKIKRLSTDEICNALQKDEHLERPEAVRIALLADGNYNSALKFLREGSSNENNFSLFREWMRMCLKFNGVKVVEWNNQMAALGREEQKNFLHYVLHLLRECMMYSYTGTELMRTENEELAFVKNFSPFIHENNLEKFIDEINSACLQLERNANPKLLFTDLAFKINELLNIKKS, from the coding sequence ATGCAATTCAAAGACGTCATTGGTCAGGAAGATGTAAAAACACGTTTAATTCAATCGTATAAAAACAATCGTGTCAGTCATGCCCAACTTTTTTTAGGTCCGGAAGGCAGCGGGAATTTGCCTTTGGCATTGGCGTATGCACAATTTATTTCGTGTACGGATAAACAAGAAAACGATTCTTGCGGACAATGTAATTCTTGCGTCAAATACAGTAAAATGGCACATCCCGATTTGCATTTAGTGTATCCCATCGCTACTTCTAAAGAAGTAAAAACGAGCGAAAGTTTAGTGGAAAAATGGCGAAATTTATTTTTAGAAAATCCATACATGAGCCTTTTTCAGTGGATAGAACAGTTGGATGCTGAAAATAAACAAGTAATGATTGGCAGTGACGAAAGTGCCTCTATTTTAGAAAAATTAAGTTTAACCAGTTATGAATCTTCGTACAAAATAATGTTGATTTGGATGGCAGAAAAAATGAATGTTTCTGCTGCCAATAAATTATTGAAAATATTAGAAGAGCCTACTGAAAACACTTTGTTTTTACTAGTTTGCGAGAACGAAGAAAATTTATTGCGCACCATTATTTCGCGCACGCAATTGATAAAAATAAAACGCCTTTCGACAGACGAAATTTGTAACGCACTTCAAAAAGACGAGCATTTAGAACGTCCAGAAGCCGTCCGAATCGCTTTATTAGCCGATGGAAATTACAATTCCGCATTAAAGTTTTTACGCGAAGGAAGCAGCAACGAAAATAATTTTTCACTCTTCCGCGAATGGATGCGCATGTGCTTGAAATTTAACGGTGTAAAAGTGGTGGAATGGAACAATCAAATGGCGGCGTTGGGAAGAGAAGAACAAAAGAATTTTTTACATTACGTGTTGCATTTACTACGGGAATGCATGATGTACAGTTATACGGGAACAGAATTAATGCGAACAGAAAATGAAGAATTGGCGTTCGTAAAAAACTTTTCGCCCTTCATTCATGAAAATAATTTGGAGAAATTTATTGATGAAATAAACAGCGCCTGTTTGCAATTGGAACGAAACGCAAATCCCAAATTATTATTCACCGATTTGGCTTTTAAAATCAATGAATTGCTCAACATAAAAAAATCATAA